Within the Bacteroidota bacterium genome, the region ACCTTTTGCTGAAGTTCATGTTGCTGCTGAAGCAGCTCCTCCATTTTTTTCTTGTCTTCCCAGCCCAGGTCTTTCTTTTCAAGTATTTTTTTGTTGAGGGCGTTCAGTTGTTTTTGCAGGTCTTTCGCCTCCTGTATGGTTTCTTTTAATTCATCTTTTATTTTCAAGTTGTTCTTTTCAGTGTTCTCCGAAATTTCCTGCATAGTAGGTGCCTTGAATACCAGTTTTTGTGAACGCGCAGATTTAGCGCCATGCACACCATCATTATCCCAGATTTCAAAATAATATTCCACAGCATCGCCTGAGGCAATGTTAAGCTTGTTAAGGTCCCAGGTGTAAAGAAATTGATCCTGGGTTAAGGATTTGCTGATTGGAATGGATACGGAAACATGGTTGTCGGTTATCGGTGATCGGTTATCGGTCGAATCGCTTTTATTAATAAAGCGATAGTTAAATGTAAGATTGGTAAATCCATAATCGTCTTTCACCTGGCCTTTAAAGTAAAATATTTTTTGCGAAAGCGAATCTTTTTGTTCATCAACTCCGATCAACGGATATTGATCAGGTATAATATTTATGCTGTATAAAACAGAATCTTTACTTCTGATAAATTCATTGGCAGTGGTAATTGCGTAACGAACGTCATTCATCATGCGTGAAGAAAAACTGTATGCGTCTTTTGCCGAAGGTTGCACAGCAAACGCGGTGTCGATGAAGCTCATTCGCAGCGTCCTGGTGTTTTGCGTGTTGAAATTCCATGTGACTTTTGTTCCTACAGGGATCAGCAGGTCTCCGGTGTTTTTGATCACATCATCATGTTTTCCTAGGTATTTCGGATAATTAAGTGTGATATTGAAATTGAGAAGGATGGGATTAGGCAGCACCGCTAATTCGTATTCTTTCGATTGGTAGCCATCTGCAGTCAATCTGAACCGTATTGACTTTTGCGGATTTTTGAACAGGTAGCTGAATTCAACGGTATTATCTTTATTTAACTTGTATTCATTGTTGTCAATTGAAACATACATATTATCCGGCACCTCGTTGCCGGTAAGCTTTACCTGTAGTTCAAAGTCTTCCTGCTGAATAGTTCGCAGATCTTTATTCTGAATATTGAATTGAAAAGGAGATTCTTTTTCAAAATAAGTTCCGTGTTTTACCAGTCGCCGCGTGCTGTCGGTAATAATGCTTGGTGCCGAAAATAAAATAAAGAGTAATACAACCATGGGTGCAAGAGCGTACTTCAGGTATTTTTTGTTTTCGGACAGGTTGATTGCCGATGTAAAAGGGACAGGTTTTAATTCTTTAATCTTTTGATCTATGGCGGCTTCGAGTAAAAGGGACGAGGGACGAGGGACGAGGGACGAGAGCGTTGCTTCATTTTGAAGTTGAAGAACATTTAATAATTTGTCCTGTACCTTGTTGAAGTGCCTGCCAATAATGCCGCCGGCTTGTTCATATGAAATAACTGAGCCAAGCCGGTAAAGTTTTAGCAGGGGTAAAATAATGAGTCGTGTAACAATGAATGCGTTTGTGCTTAGAAAACTGTAAAATAAAAAAGTACGCATGCCTGTATTGAAATGAGCAAAATATTCCATCAGGGTTATACCCAGGTAAAACAGAAGCCCACCCGCTGTGCAGTATAACAACCCGCGAAGTACCTGGTTTTTGTAGTACTTGCGGATGAACTCATCCAGTTTGGTAATTAATATAGTGTAATTGGTACTCATTTTTTGCTTGTGCGGATAACGAATGGATACGAATTTACGAATAGCGCCACCTCATAATCGGTCTTAACATTCGTAAATTCGTATCCATTTGTGATTCGTACCACTTTAAATGTTAAGATGTCCTGTTTCATTGCTTTCCACAAAAACCAGGCCTTTTAAAGTATACTTAAAGATAACTGAATTATTGGCTTTTTTACAATTGCTGTATCGCGATCTTCGTTTTGTCGAAGTTTAATAGTTTGAGGTAAAAAGCCTTGAATTCTTCAAATTCTTTTTCAGAAACGATTTTTGTGTTGAAAATTTGTTGTTTTTCAATAGCAATACCATCGTTCGTTTTTTTAAATGATGCTTTGTAGCTGCCATACTTGCTTTGGTAATTGATATTTCCCGGAAGTTTAAGCAAACGATAATTTTTCGGGAAGTGCAATGTTATTTTTTGAACATTTGGTTCTGTGTCGCTCAGCTTGTCAATATTTATACGGTTGTGGCGATGGTCTCCGGATATAGCCGCGCTGCCTTGTACCGCATTCATATAAGGTATACGAAAGATAAACAGGTTCGCGACCTCGTCCGAAAATTCAGCTGCTTTGAAATGCAAACTGGCCTTTAAAGGCTTCGAAATTTCTTTCATATTCACGAAATGGTAATCAAGGAGGGTGATGTCTGTAAACACTCCTTTACCTGAATGTTCGGTGATGTAATTTTTTTGTTCCTGTTCCGAAATGGTTGAAAAGTATTCCCTGATACTTCCTCCGGCGATCCCGGGATAAGTGGCTTCTACCAGGAGATCAACTGTTTTGTCGCTGTTCAGTCTGGCATCAATGGAATATTCTATTTTGTTTTTCGAAGGGTCAAGGTCATCGCCCGGGAGCCGGGCAACTGTTTTTTCTTTGTCTTTTATAACAAGTGAAAAGGCGTTAGCGTCATTTTCGGTCAATACATAATAGGGGTAGTAATCGGTTGTCATATCGAGGTAACGGGTATGTCCGCCGATGACATATTGAACAACCACATGGTCAAAGTAAAGCGAAGGCAGCATTTCCTGGTGATTGTAGGAATTGGTTTTAACAAGTGTATAGTTGGCCTCAATTCCGATGGCTTTAAGCATCACGATCATCAATGTGGCTACATCTTTACAATCACCAATGCGAGATGAGAGTGTAAGGCCGGGATCTTTAGGCACATAACCCGATTGTAAGAATGGAACGTAAGAATACTTGATCTCTTTGGTGAGGTAATTATAAATAGCTTCTACTTTTTGCTCATCCCTCATTCCGGGTCGGATAATACTGTCAAGCGCTTCTTTTACTTCGTAGGTCATTTCAAATTTGCCATAGGTGATCTGCTTATACCAGTTAACCAGTTTGCTCCAGTCGGGTATAGAACTTATCATAATACTGCTATAGAGATCATACAGATCAAGTGCAGCGTCTTCATTTTCCACTTTCGACATATTGTAGTATTCCCATTTATAAAAGTCAAAACCATTATTTGTTGATCTTTTCAGGGCGCTGTCGAGTTTATGGTAGAGATATCCCAGGTATTTTTTTTCGGGAACCGCTACTTCGAACTTGTGGTAATAAATGGGGGCCTCAAACGAAACATAATGAATAAGCGAGAGCTCCTGGTCGAGTTCCGACTGCTGTTCCCATTCCTGCATGCCATCAATTTGTATAATGTCGCCGGGTTCAAGGTTTTTAATAACGACATAGCTCCCCTGTTTATCGGGGCTGACCTCCGCTCCATTTGGTTTTATTACCCTGAGTGTATTCAGCGCTCCTAAAAAACCAAAGTCGTATTCGGTCCAGCGTTTGGCTCCGCCCTCATTCAGAATTTTTATCATCATTTGCTGGTACACTTCAACATGCGCCATTGAATCATAAGCGAGGTCACGGGTATACATCAATATTACCGCGTCTTCTTTGGTGTATTTATCTTTCCAGCCTTCATCAGCCAGGATATCGTCAAAGCTTTTAGTGGTGAACAGGCGTTTTAATTTTTTCTGGCCCTCAATACGTGTGATCTTTGTATCGACCCCATAGTTTTGACGCTGGTATCTTTTTGAAAGCTTGTACCAGGTAAGTGCTATCGAATCTGAGGCCAGTGGATTATTTTTGCTCTTGTCATTATAAACATCGCCAATATATTCCAGTGTAAGGTTATTACATGGAGCTATCGACAAAGCCTCCTGTAATTCCTTCAGAGCTTCTCTGTGCTTTTTTTCCGACAAAAGGTATTGTGCCTTGTCCTGCCGGTATTCTATATTGTAAGGAAGGAATTTGATCAGCTCATCATACAGTTCGAGTACCCGCGCCGGTTTACCCTTGTTCTTGTAATAATAAATGGCGGTGGAGTAATCAATTGTTGAGAAGCGTGATTTTATTTTCCTCATAGTGATCCGGGTTCCTTTGCTGCGTTCTTTTTCCGTCAGATCTTTCATGGGTTCGGTATCCAATTCGACATCAAGAGATTCTTTGTAAACGGGATAAGTCTTTTTCATTTCATTGATAAAATCTTCTTTTTGTTTTTGCATCCCCTTTTTATCGTAATATTTCATGTATGCACTTATTACAGAGTAATTGGAAGGTGTAATGGCCTTAAGGCGATCCAGGGCAAGGAGGTATTTCTGTTCTTCAGTACTAAGGTCAATATCTCTGAATTTGGAATAAAGCAAACCAAAGATCGGGGTCTTATCCTGGTTAATGTCGTTCAGCACCTCGTAGGCTTTTTCGGTTTTCCCGTTTTCAGCATAAATTTTCGCGGTAATGTATTTAAGCAG harbors:
- a CDS encoding DUF4175 domain-containing protein, with amino-acid sequence MSTNYTILITKLDEFIRKYYKNQVLRGLLYCTAGGLLFYLGITLMEYFAHFNTGMRTFLFYSFLSTNAFIVTRLIILPLLKLYRLGSVISYEQAGGIIGRHFNKVQDKLLNVLQLQNEATLSSLVPRPSSLLLEAAIDQKIKELKPVPFTSAINLSENKKYLKYALAPMVVLLFILFSAPSIITDSTRRLVKHGTYFEKESPFQFNIQNKDLRTIQQEDFELQVKLTGNEVPDNMYVSIDNNEYKLNKDNTVEFSYLFKNPQKSIRFRLTADGYQSKEYELAVLPNPILLNFNITLNYPKYLGKHDDVIKNTGDLLIPVGTKVTWNFNTQNTRTLRMSFIDTAFAVQPSAKDAYSFSSRMMNDVRYAITTANEFIRSKDSVLYSINIIPDQYPLIGVDEQKDSLSQKIFYFKGQVKDDYGFTNLTFNYRFINKSDSTDNRSPITDNHVSVSIPISKSLTQDQFLYTWDLNKLNIASGDAVEYYFEIWDNDGVHGAKSARSQKLVFKAPTMQEISENTEKNNLKIKDELKETIQEAKDLQKQLNALNKKILEKKDLGWEDKKKMEELLQQQHELQQKVESIKNENQKNNLSQSEFKQVDQQIAEKQKQLEDLLQQVLTPEMKQKMEELRKMLAELDKNKVQNELEKMKMNAKDVEKELDRALEAFKRLEVEQKLQENIEKLNELKKEQDELAQKTDDKKSDAKELEKKQDNLNKKFEDFQKDMKELEKKNQELEQPNKLENTDKKQEDIKQDMKASDQHLQENKKSKASQSQKGASKKMEELARQMQRMQQEMQQEANSEDAKALREILDNLIQLSFDQEGLMGDLKKIRIDNPQYPKVAQQQKKLQDDAKMIEDSLLALSKRVPTIKSAVNREISAINMNMEKAIGALAERQTAEANSRQQFSMTSINNLALMLNESLQNMQQQQQSKSKQAGTGSCKNPGGMGKKPSMANLRQMQQQLNEQIQKMKDAMAKDGKQKGKDGKGGKSGVNGQQGMSEQLAKLAAQQEYIRQQMQKAAEGLEKSGKPGNKPGGDAAQKMEETETDLVNKLISQETIRRQQEILTRLLDYEKAEKERDQDEKRQSNEAKSEFIRNPNAFLEYNRLKEREIELLKTVPPSLNPFYKLKVNEYFNNFEQQ